One Candidatus Limnocylindria bacterium DNA segment encodes these proteins:
- a CDS encoding lipid II flippase MurJ: MSIARASLVMIAALIASRILGWLRLSVFGATFGETPQLDAFWAAFRIPDALFNLVVAGALASAFIPVFAGYLAKENEDEAWHVASSVMNVLVLALVLLSGVMWLAAPWIVPTLIVSPAFASQPGQLDLTIELTRIMLLSPIFMGLSSLVTGVLQSYRQFLAGAIAPLVYNGVQILFALFASPFVGINALAYGVVAGAVMMFLVQLPELTFRRTKYQLTFDLGHPGVRQIFALAGPRTLSLGAVQVVFFVDTYLASGMRPGSLTAL; encoded by the coding sequence ATGTCCATCGCTCGGGCGTCGCTCGTCATGATCGCCGCACTCATCGCCAGCCGGATCCTCGGCTGGCTTCGCCTTTCGGTCTTCGGTGCGACGTTCGGCGAGACGCCGCAGCTCGACGCCTTCTGGGCCGCCTTCCGCATCCCGGACGCGCTGTTCAACCTGGTCGTGGCGGGCGCGCTGGCATCGGCGTTCATCCCGGTGTTCGCGGGCTACCTCGCGAAAGAGAACGAGGACGAGGCGTGGCACGTCGCGTCGAGCGTGATGAATGTCCTCGTCCTCGCGCTCGTGCTCCTCTCCGGTGTGATGTGGCTTGCCGCGCCGTGGATCGTGCCTACGCTGATCGTCTCGCCGGCTTTCGCGAGCCAGCCGGGTCAGCTCGACCTCACCATCGAGCTCACGCGGATCATGCTGCTCAGCCCGATCTTCATGGGGCTGTCCTCGCTGGTCACGGGAGTGCTCCAGTCATACCGGCAGTTCCTCGCCGGAGCGATAGCGCCTCTCGTCTACAACGGCGTGCAGATCCTCTTCGCGCTGTTCGCGTCGCCATTCGTCGGGATCAACGCTCTCGCGTACGGCGTCGTCGCCGGCGCGGTGATGATGTTCCTCGTCCAACTGCCCGAGCTCACGTTCCGTCGCACGAAGTACCAGCTCACGTTCGATCTCGGCCATCCGGGCGTGCGTCAGATCTTCGCGCTGGCCGGGCCGCGAACCCTTTCACTCGGCGCGGTCCAGGTCGTGTTCTTCGTGGACACGTATCTCGCATCCGGCATGCGCCCCGGATCGCTCACGGCGCTGAA